One part of the Acetoanaerobium sticklandii genome encodes these proteins:
- the rpsB gene encoding 30S ribosomal protein S2: MSVVSMKQLLEAGVHFGHQTRRWNPKMSRFIFTERNGIYIIDLQKTVKKIEEAYSFIREVAETGKPILFVGTKKQAQDSIKEEAERSGMYYVNERWLGGMLTNYQTIKKRIDRLRELEKMQEDGTFDVLPKKEVIQLMNEKEKLEKYLNGIKDMPEVPGAIFIVDPRKERIAVKEAHKLGIPVVGIVDTNCDPDEIDFPIPGNDDAIRAVKLIASTISQAIIEAKQGQIEETTSTEEAAVEAEVVEAE, encoded by the coding sequence ATGTCAGTAGTAAGTATGAAGCAATTGTTAGAAGCGGGAGTTCATTTTGGTCACCAGACTAGAAGATGGAACCCTAAAATGTCAAGATTTATATTCACAGAGAGAAATGGAATATACATCATTGATTTACAAAAAACAGTAAAGAAAATTGAAGAAGCTTATAGCTTTATCAGAGAAGTTGCTGAAACTGGAAAGCCAATTCTTTTCGTTGGAACTAAAAAGCAAGCTCAAGATTCTATCAAAGAAGAAGCTGAAAGATCAGGAATGTACTATGTAAATGAAAGATGGCTAGGTGGAATGCTAACAAACTACCAAACTATCAAAAAAAGAATAGATAGATTAAGAGAGCTTGAAAAAATGCAAGAAGATGGAACTTTTGATGTACTTCCTAAAAAAGAAGTAATCCAACTTATGAACGAAAAAGAAAAACTAGAGAAATACCTTAACGGTATTAAAGATATGCCAGAAGTTCCAGGCGCTATTTTCATAGTTGACCCTAGAAAAGAAAGAATAGCTGTTAAAGAAGCTCACAAATTAGGAATTCCAGTTGTTGGTATCGTAGATACAAACTGTGACCCAGATGAAATTGACTTCCCAATCCCAGGAAATGACGATGCAATCAGAGCAGTAAAACTTATTGCGTCTACTATTTCACAAGCTATTATCGAAGCAAAGCAAGGACAAATTGAAGAAACTACATCTACTGAAGAAGCTGCTGTAGAAGCAGAAGTAGTAGAAGCTGAATAA
- the tsf gene encoding translation elongation factor Ts translates to MAITAGMVKELREKTGAGMMDCKKALTEAEGNMERAIDILREKGLSQAAKKSDRIAAEGLVGMMISEDGKKAAMTEVNSETDFVAKNEEFQTFVANVTKVAMEKEPKDLEALLASEYADGVTVEAELTSKIAKIGENMNVRRFSALSIEAGRISGYVHGAGKIAVLVKLEAASDSEKLDELGKDIAMQVAAMNPKYISRDDVDQDYISHEREILIQQALNEGKPQNIVEKMVEGRLQKQLKEVCLLEQTFVKDSDKAVKDVVADTAKALGVEIKVVAVERFEVGEGLEKKSENFAEEVAKQLGN, encoded by the coding sequence ATGGCTATTACAGCAGGTATGGTTAAAGAGTTAAGAGAAAAAACTGGTGCTGGAATGATGGATTGCAAGAAGGCATTAACTGAAGCAGAAGGTAACATGGAAAGAGCTATAGATATCCTAAGAGAAAAAGGACTTTCTCAAGCGGCTAAAAAATCAGATCGTATTGCAGCTGAAGGATTAGTTGGAATGATGATATCTGAAGATGGAAAAAAAGCTGCCATGACTGAAGTAAATTCAGAAACAGATTTCGTTGCTAAAAACGAAGAGTTCCAAACTTTTGTAGCTAATGTTACTAAAGTTGCAATGGAAAAAGAGCCTAAAGATTTAGAAGCACTTCTTGCGTCTGAGTATGCTGATGGAGTTACAGTTGAAGCTGAGCTTACATCTAAAATTGCTAAAATCGGTGAAAATATGAACGTAAGAAGATTCTCAGCTCTATCAATAGAAGCTGGAAGAATTTCAGGTTATGTTCACGGAGCTGGTAAAATAGCAGTATTAGTTAAACTAGAAGCTGCAAGTGATTCTGAGAAATTAGATGAACTAGGAAAAGATATAGCAATGCAAGTTGCAGCTATGAATCCAAAATATATTTCTCGTGACGATGTAGACCAAGACTACATTAGCCATGAGAGAGAAATTCTTATTCAGCAAGCTCTTAATGAAGGAAAACCACAGAACATAGTTGAAAAAATGGTTGAAGGAAGATTACAAAAGCAACTTAAAGAAGTTTGTCTACTTGAGCAGACATTTGTAAAAGACTCTGACAAAGCAGTTAAAGATGTTGTTGCAGATACTGCAAAAGCTTTAGGCGTTGAAATAAAAGTAGTAGCAGTTGAAAGATTCGAGGTTGGAGAAGGCCTTGAAAAGAAATCAGAAAATTTTGCAGAAGAAGTTGCTAAGCAATTAGGTAACTAA